Proteins from one Planctomyces sp. SH-PL62 genomic window:
- the infB gene encoding translation initiation factor IF-2 — MTSAGIRPPVQRTGTHSAPSAGGRRPGEEVRRPTDDAAAEGARRDASGPRRPLPPVASMQPQGARPQQAGSPVRPQASSPEVKSQRPEKRMTREDMLALMRSGQIGPNAAPPARPSGPLRPGGPGLAARPAGRPGPPPSGPASGPSRGPVARGPAPGGIGQAPAPLTPPTEDEEERKKGKGVGSSADRAGRRARRNERATDRRVTSPLPAAALLNDDDEARRGRSGRRPHHKAGGRHASAAQARKSHAEVEAPITVRTLSEALGIKANDLLRKLMALGQMATINANIDDELAVMLAMEFGMTLDVVHERTAEDDFMQAFAPVEESGNLQPRPPVITILGHVDHGKTSLLDRIRTAKVVESESGGITQHIGAYQVEYNGNPITFVDTPGHEAFTAMRARGANVTDIVVLVVAANDGVMPQTVEAIAHAKAAEVPIVVALNKIDVPNVDTAANISKIYGELSQQGLNPVEWGGDVEVVKTSATTGLGVSDLLATLETIAELHELKADPDRPATGTCLEASISEGRGVIATVLVREGTLKVGDVVVCGDGYGRVRALFDDRGRLVEKAGPSFPVEISGLDVVPVAGENFAVTDDLSRAREVAETRRLRTRDAAQAERQTVTLENLYNRMAERKVKSLNLIIKADVQGSIEAIVKELEKLENAEVPIRVLLKGVGGISESDVILADASQAIIIGYRVAPEDRAITMADDRDIEIRRYDIIYQVTDDVKKAVEGMLIPEIKEVHLGRAVVRQVFRISKVGAVAGCFVTQGVIERSAKVRLIREGREIYKGAVDALKRFKEDVKEVPQNFECGIKITNFDDVKADDVIEAYRVDVIRRTL; from the coding sequence ATGACTTCGGCGGGAATCCGCCCCCCGGTCCAGCGGACCGGGACGCATTCGGCCCCCTCGGCCGGCGGCCGCAGGCCCGGCGAGGAAGTCCGACGCCCGACCGACGACGCCGCCGCCGAAGGCGCGCGCCGCGACGCCTCCGGGCCGCGCCGTCCGCTCCCCCCGGTGGCCTCCATGCAGCCTCAGGGGGCCCGGCCTCAGCAGGCGGGTTCGCCCGTCCGTCCCCAGGCCTCCTCGCCCGAGGTCAAGAGCCAGCGTCCCGAGAAGCGGATGACCCGCGAGGACATGCTGGCGCTGATGCGGTCGGGCCAGATCGGGCCCAACGCCGCGCCTCCGGCGCGTCCCAGCGGCCCGCTCCGCCCCGGCGGTCCCGGGCTCGCCGCCCGACCCGCCGGCCGTCCCGGCCCGCCGCCGTCGGGCCCCGCGAGCGGCCCCAGCCGCGGCCCCGTCGCCCGCGGCCCGGCCCCCGGCGGGATCGGCCAGGCTCCGGCGCCGCTCACCCCGCCGACCGAGGATGAAGAGGAACGCAAGAAGGGCAAGGGGGTCGGCTCGTCGGCCGACCGCGCCGGCCGTCGCGCCCGCCGCAACGAGCGCGCCACCGATCGCCGCGTGACCTCGCCGCTCCCCGCCGCCGCGCTGCTCAACGACGACGACGAGGCGCGTCGCGGCCGTTCCGGCCGCCGCCCCCACCACAAGGCCGGGGGCCGCCACGCCTCCGCCGCCCAGGCGCGAAAGTCCCACGCCGAGGTCGAGGCCCCGATCACCGTCCGGACGCTTTCCGAAGCGCTGGGGATCAAGGCCAACGACCTGCTCCGCAAGCTCATGGCGTTGGGCCAGATGGCCACCATCAACGCCAACATCGACGACGAACTGGCCGTCATGCTGGCGATGGAATTCGGCATGACCCTCGACGTGGTGCACGAGCGCACGGCCGAGGACGACTTCATGCAGGCGTTCGCGCCCGTCGAGGAGTCGGGGAACCTCCAGCCCCGCCCGCCGGTCATCACGATCCTGGGCCACGTCGACCACGGCAAGACCTCGCTCCTGGACCGGATCCGCACGGCCAAGGTCGTCGAGAGCGAGAGCGGCGGCATCACCCAGCACATCGGCGCCTATCAGGTCGAGTACAACGGCAACCCGATCACGTTCGTGGACACGCCGGGCCACGAGGCGTTCACGGCCATGCGGGCCCGCGGCGCCAACGTGACCGACATCGTGGTCCTGGTGGTCGCGGCCAACGACGGCGTGATGCCGCAGACGGTCGAGGCCATCGCCCACGCCAAGGCGGCCGAGGTGCCGATCGTCGTGGCGCTGAACAAGATCGACGTCCCCAACGTCGACACCGCCGCCAACATCAGCAAGATCTACGGCGAGCTGTCCCAGCAGGGCCTGAACCCGGTCGAATGGGGCGGCGACGTCGAGGTCGTGAAGACGTCGGCCACGACCGGCCTGGGCGTCTCCGACCTGCTCGCCACCCTGGAGACGATCGCCGAGCTCCACGAGTTGAAGGCCGATCCCGACCGGCCGGCGACCGGCACCTGCCTGGAGGCCTCGATCTCCGAAGGCCGGGGCGTGATCGCCACCGTCCTGGTCCGCGAAGGGACGCTCAAGGTCGGCGACGTGGTGGTCTGCGGCGACGGCTACGGCCGCGTCCGCGCCCTCTTCGACGACCGCGGCCGGCTGGTCGAGAAGGCCGGCCCGTCGTTCCCGGTGGAGATCTCCGGGCTCGACGTGGTCCCGGTCGCCGGCGAGAACTTCGCCGTCACCGACGACCTCAGCCGCGCCCGCGAAGTCGCCGAGACCCGCCGGCTCCGCACCCGCGACGCCGCCCAGGCCGAGCGCCAGACCGTCACGCTCGAAAATCTGTACAACCGGATGGCCGAGCGCAAGGTCAAGTCGCTCAACCTGATCATCAAGGCCGACGTCCAGGGCTCGATCGAGGCCATCGTCAAGGAGCTGGAGAAGCTCGAGAACGCCGAGGTCCCGATCCGCGTCCTGCTGAAGGGGGTCGGCGGCATCAGCGAGAGCGACGTGATCCTGGCCGACGCCTCCCAGGCGATCATCATCGGCTACCGCGTCGCCCCCGAGGACCGGGCGATCACGATGGCCGACGATCGGGACATCGAGATCCGCCGCTACGACATCATCTATCAGGTCACCGACGACGTGAAGAAGGCCGTCGAGGGGATGCTCATCCCCGAGATCAAGGAAGTCCACCTGGGACGCGCCGTCGTCCGCCAGGTCTTCCGGATCTCCAAGGTGGGCGCCGTCGCCGGTTGCTTCGTCACCCAGGGCGTCATCGAACGCTCGGCGAAGGTCCGCCTGATCCGCGAGGGCCGCGAGATCTACAAGGGGGCCGTCGACGCCCTCAAGCGGTTCAAGGAAGACGTCAAGGAAGTCCCCCAGAACTTCGAGTGCGGCATCAAGATCACCAATTTCGACGACGTGAAGGCCGACGACGTGATCGAGGCCTACCGCGTCGACGTGATCCGCCGCACCCTGTAA
- the rbfA gene encoding 30S ribosome-binding factor RbfA translates to MPSHRSLRIAEAIREVVATAVLFEVADPRIQGVTVLGVEVTQDLRGATVYVTVMGSEADRNQAMKGLRSACGFVQSRVAARLQIRYTPILNFKLDESVKKSVEMGRLIEEAVSADKKPGPQADDLEDDLDDDDEEGDEEEDGDDEAPDGADSPNDDDDDDTQDS, encoded by the coding sequence ATGCCGTCCCACCGCAGCCTCCGCATCGCCGAAGCCATTCGCGAGGTGGTCGCCACGGCCGTCCTTTTCGAAGTGGCCGACCCCCGCATCCAGGGCGTCACCGTCCTCGGCGTCGAGGTCACGCAGGATCTCCGCGGCGCGACCGTCTACGTCACGGTGATGGGCTCGGAGGCCGATCGCAACCAGGCCATGAAGGGCCTCCGCAGCGCCTGCGGGTTCGTGCAGTCGCGGGTCGCGGCCCGGCTCCAGATCCGCTACACCCCGATCCTCAACTTCAAGCTCGACGAGAGCGTCAAGAAGTCGGTCGAGATGGGCCGGCTGATCGAGGAGGCCGTCTCGGCCGACAAGAAGCCGGGACCCCAGGCCGACGACCTCGAAGACGACCTCGACGACGACGATGAGGAAGGCGACGAAGAGGAAGACGGCGACGACGAGGCCCCCGACGGGGCCGACTCCCCGAACGACGACGACGACGACGACACCCAGGATTCCTGA
- a CDS encoding endonuclease, with translation MATQSKTQYLADLQAFLKRRYKPKAEPAVSRLSVIDAVVYGICHEDTTREQANQALSRFKDQFFDWNEVRVSPLEEVRETLADVPDAAARAQRIRRFLRQLFEKTYSFTALEQLAKKPLKEALKTLHPFEAFHSDYVTATVVQQALGGHAIPIDEATRKTLEQLGLHEPDVATLRGLVERAIPKNRGAEFIDLLEDMAHDPAIVTDPKVPRWEHQGKPAKPGKDAVEVPAKEAKAKDKPKEKDKEAPAPEPAPAPLRVKKAAPKEPPAPPKKGGKGKPGEK, from the coding sequence ATGGCGACTCAAAGCAAAACCCAGTATCTCGCCGATCTCCAGGCCTTCCTCAAGCGCCGGTACAAGCCCAAGGCGGAGCCGGCCGTGAGCCGGCTCTCGGTGATCGACGCCGTCGTCTACGGGATCTGCCACGAGGACACGACCCGCGAGCAGGCCAACCAGGCCCTCTCCCGGTTCAAGGACCAGTTCTTCGACTGGAACGAGGTCCGCGTCAGCCCGCTGGAGGAGGTCCGGGAGACCCTGGCCGACGTCCCCGACGCCGCCGCCCGCGCCCAGCGCATCCGGCGGTTCCTCCGCCAGCTCTTCGAGAAGACGTACAGCTTCACCGCTCTCGAGCAGCTCGCCAAGAAGCCGCTGAAGGAAGCCCTCAAGACGCTCCACCCGTTCGAGGCCTTCCACTCGGACTACGTCACCGCCACCGTCGTCCAGCAGGCCCTCGGCGGCCACGCCATCCCGATCGACGAGGCCACCCGCAAGACGCTCGAACAGCTCGGCCTCCACGAGCCCGACGTCGCCACCCTCCGGGGCCTGGTGGAACGCGCCATCCCCAAGAATCGCGGCGCCGAGTTCATCGACCTCCTCGAAGACATGGCCCACGACCCGGCCATCGTCACCGACCCCAAGGTCCCCCGCTGGGAGCACCAGGGCAAGCCCGCCAAGCCCGGCAAGGACGCCGTCGAGGTCCCCGCCAAGGAAGCGAAGGCCAAGGACAAACCCAAGGAGAAGGACAAGGAAGCCCCGGCTCCCGAGCCCGCGCCCGCGCCCCTGCGGGTGAAGAAGGCCGCGCCGAAGGAACCCCCCGCCCCCCCCAAGAAGGGCGGCAAGGGGAAGCCCGGGGAGAAATGA
- a CDS encoding DUF1559 domain-containing protein: MSKNRLNSRPRRPAFTLIELLVVIAIIAVLIALLLPAVQSAREAARRTQCTNNLKQLGLGVHNFESANGYFPQGPFDGHPQGVTSSGAPDPSGYNYDEVSPSYGATTCCNAWHPDGWNQFFKILPYTEQQAVYNLANFAMLPYNGGQNLNGDLDVSRVAIPYQYCPSRRAPQRYGANPVTATAKNDYAGCAGFFQGQSIDCDGGNADPGRFIPPPPNGATPNSDERSTVNQSNTGGHKGAIAWSGRGAKRRLAEITDGASNSILMGEKGLPPNRHGAEGGDNERWNNAGWDEDAIRYHFVPEPDQQAPNGTGACATPATPGGNSIWRRTFGSSHPGGANMLLCDGSVRFVKFTIDAGTFRKLAVIDDGEPISSDSY, encoded by the coding sequence GTGTCGAAGAACCGCTTGAACTCCCGACCCCGCCGGCCCGCCTTCACGCTGATCGAGCTGCTGGTGGTGATCGCGATCATCGCCGTGCTGATCGCGCTGCTGCTCCCGGCCGTGCAGAGCGCCCGCGAGGCCGCCCGTCGCACGCAGTGCACCAACAACCTGAAGCAGTTGGGCCTCGGCGTGCACAATTTCGAGAGCGCCAACGGTTACTTCCCCCAGGGTCCGTTCGACGGCCACCCCCAGGGCGTGACCAGCTCGGGCGCGCCGGACCCCAGCGGCTACAACTACGACGAGGTCTCGCCGTCCTACGGCGCCACGACCTGCTGCAACGCCTGGCACCCCGACGGCTGGAACCAGTTCTTCAAGATCCTCCCGTACACCGAGCAGCAGGCGGTCTACAACCTCGCCAACTTCGCGATGCTCCCCTACAACGGGGGCCAGAACCTCAACGGCGACCTCGACGTGTCGCGGGTGGCGATCCCCTACCAGTACTGCCCGAGCCGCCGGGCGCCCCAGCGCTACGGGGCCAATCCCGTCACCGCCACGGCCAAGAACGACTACGCCGGCTGCGCCGGGTTCTTCCAGGGCCAGTCGATCGACTGCGACGGCGGCAACGCCGACCCCGGCCGGTTCATCCCCCCCCCGCCCAATGGGGCGACGCCCAACAGCGACGAACGCTCCACGGTCAACCAGTCCAACACGGGCGGCCACAAGGGCGCCATCGCCTGGTCCGGGCGCGGCGCCAAGCGGCGGCTCGCCGAGATCACCGACGGCGCCAGCAACTCGATCCTGATGGGCGAGAAGGGGCTCCCGCCCAACCGCCACGGCGCCGAGGGCGGCGACAACGAACGCTGGAACAACGCCGGCTGGGATGAAGACGCGATCCGCTACCACTTCGTCCCCGAGCCCGACCAGCAGGCGCCCAACGGCACCGGCGCGTGCGCCACGCCCGCGACCCCGGGGGGGAACTCCATCTGGCGCCGGACCTTCGGCAGCTCGCACCCCGGCGGCGCCAACATGCTGCTCTGCGACGGCTCGGTGCGGTTCGTGAAGTTCACCATCGACGCGGGGACGTTCCGCAAGCTGGCCGTCATCGACGACGGCGAGCCGATCAGCAGCGACTCCTACTGA
- a CDS encoding M56 family metallopeptidase, whose translation MSDAILLDAVRAATGFGLTWLAQSSALLLLGLAAGRWARSRGPALQSAVYRATLAAVLLGPAVSITFSAMGFEGLALRWPTAEAARPLPFSSSSPFIPAPPSSEPPYTDVRFTIAPLPTEPFTPLPASLPASPVVVERSLPRDAIAAVGLAGWGVGTLFLLARMLVRQGRMRRLRDSAADVEPETQALCEAIARELGVRTPPVRRSPFLSSPCLDGLTRPMILLPEGADDPRDAFVHELAHLARRDGWWNLTRRLAEAALWGQPLLWALSRRIESTAEEVCDDVVVSFGADRTSYAERLVELAGRALPPPSPTVVCMISLRSLLARRVARILDPSRTLSTRVGRRAVLAVAIVGLASTAFAGLLRFGDPPRAVTEEPAAAKADVPQGDRLRGRVVDRSGKPVARASVLAWSTRQGATGGPVDEQRRATTDAEGRYELDAFGGPPFDPKARTPIVALAEGFGPGAAGADGMVKLGEPGPPIDGRVVDSEGHPVPGAKIRLRDVFFLRSGKTADPAQPWSTSDRWSTNGLLPSPHEVETDADGRFRFTGLGRDSLAILAISGPDAALRHALVLTRAMDRTRLPNLYQFQDLRFGILDFTEIQGAACTIAVDPSRAVEGIVRDAADGSPISGAFVTATADWDWPRPVGDRDGAWTDAEGRYRLLGLPTTGDEQRVLFVYPAADQPYFVSTHLQVPAAPVDGPTRLDVALKRGVWIEGQVVDQADGQPVAARLDYVPAADNPRATDCLAANPGAIGYGYRLHGDRFRTDAQGHFRVLGVPGRGVVLVKADDFRYRTRIGAETLERLADSDHLATYVRIPPGSFHSLKGVDAADGPSASAGAIAVVRGASVALKFVDEDGSPVPAQQLQNRVPTDLGGGFLPPRAEARILGLDPGETRVVIVQNFDRNLGVIVTVSGDTPPDTPARTVLLAPIVPLTGRLVHADGKPARGQISVQIDPGNQPFARPMDITWSELDSQGRFKCFTYRGAGCRLFAMNLTHEDGRGGKGFGWIKVPGGFQGFDLVRDLNVEAGEPVDLGTFDVDSGKRIEGVAATDVGAAR comes from the coding sequence ATGAGCGACGCGATTTTGCTGGACGCCGTCCGCGCCGCGACGGGCTTCGGCCTGACCTGGCTGGCGCAGTCCTCGGCGCTCTTGCTGCTGGGCCTGGCCGCCGGGCGCTGGGCGCGATCGCGGGGGCCGGCGCTGCAATCGGCCGTCTACCGCGCGACCCTGGCGGCGGTCCTCCTCGGCCCGGCCGTCTCGATCACGTTCTCGGCGATGGGCTTCGAGGGCCTCGCCCTGCGATGGCCGACGGCCGAAGCCGCGCGTCCCCTGCCCTTTTCGTCGTCGTCGCCGTTCATCCCGGCTCCTCCCTCCTCAGAGCCGCCGTACACCGACGTCCGGTTCACGATCGCTCCCCTGCCGACGGAGCCGTTCACCCCGCTCCCCGCGTCCCTCCCGGCGTCCCCGGTGGTCGTCGAAAGGTCGCTCCCTCGCGACGCGATCGCGGCGGTCGGCCTGGCGGGGTGGGGCGTCGGGACGCTGTTCCTGCTGGCGCGGATGCTGGTCCGGCAGGGCCGGATGCGGCGGCTCCGGGACTCGGCGGCGGACGTCGAGCCCGAGACGCAGGCGCTTTGCGAGGCGATCGCGCGGGAGCTGGGCGTGCGGACGCCCCCGGTGCGACGGAGCCCGTTCCTGTCGAGCCCCTGCCTCGACGGCCTGACCCGGCCGATGATCTTGCTGCCGGAAGGCGCGGACGACCCGCGCGACGCCTTCGTCCACGAGTTGGCGCACCTGGCCCGCCGCGACGGCTGGTGGAACCTGACGCGGCGGCTGGCCGAGGCGGCGCTCTGGGGCCAGCCGCTCCTCTGGGCGCTCTCCCGGCGGATCGAGTCGACGGCCGAGGAGGTCTGCGACGATGTGGTGGTGTCGTTCGGCGCCGACCGGACGAGCTACGCCGAACGGCTCGTCGAATTGGCCGGTCGGGCGTTGCCCCCCCCTTCCCCGACCGTCGTCTGCATGATCTCGCTGCGGTCGCTCCTGGCCCGTCGCGTGGCCCGGATCCTCGACCCCTCGCGGACCCTCTCCACCCGCGTCGGCCGCCGCGCGGTCCTCGCCGTCGCGATCGTCGGCCTGGCCTCGACGGCCTTCGCCGGCCTGCTGCGGTTCGGCGATCCGCCGCGAGCCGTAACCGAGGAACCGGCCGCCGCGAAAGCAGACGTCCCGCAAGGCGACCGGCTCCGAGGCCGGGTCGTCGACCGTTCGGGCAAGCCCGTCGCGAGGGCTTCGGTGCTCGCCTGGAGCACGCGCCAGGGGGCGACCGGAGGCCCCGTCGATGAGCAACGGCGAGCGACCACCGACGCCGAGGGCCGGTATGAGCTGGACGCCTTCGGCGGCCCCCCGTTCGATCCGAAGGCCCGGACGCCGATCGTCGCCCTCGCCGAGGGATTCGGCCCCGGAGCGGCCGGCGCGGACGGCATGGTGAAGCTCGGCGAGCCGGGGCCGCCGATCGACGGCCGCGTCGTCGATTCGGAAGGCCACCCGGTCCCCGGCGCGAAGATCCGGCTGCGAGACGTCTTCTTCCTCAGGTCCGGCAAGACGGCCGATCCGGCCCAGCCCTGGAGCACGTCGGATCGCTGGTCGACCAACGGGCTGCTACCGTCGCCCCACGAGGTCGAGACCGACGCCGACGGCCGGTTCCGCTTCACGGGGCTGGGCCGCGACTCCCTGGCGATCCTGGCGATCTCCGGCCCCGACGCGGCGCTTCGGCACGCTCTCGTCCTGACCCGGGCGATGGATCGGACCCGACTCCCGAACCTCTACCAGTTCCAGGATCTCCGCTTCGGCATCCTCGATTTCACCGAGATCCAGGGGGCTGCCTGCACGATCGCCGTGGACCCGTCGCGGGCCGTCGAGGGGATCGTCCGCGACGCCGCCGACGGCTCGCCGATCTCCGGCGCGTTCGTCACCGCGACGGCGGACTGGGACTGGCCCCGCCCGGTCGGCGATCGAGACGGTGCCTGGACCGACGCCGAGGGCCGATATCGGCTCCTCGGCCTGCCGACGACCGGTGATGAGCAACGCGTCCTCTTCGTCTATCCCGCCGCCGACCAGCCCTACTTCGTTTCCACGCACTTGCAGGTCCCCGCCGCCCCGGTCGACGGCCCGACGAGGCTCGACGTGGCCCTCAAGCGCGGGGTCTGGATCGAGGGCCAGGTCGTCGACCAGGCCGACGGCCAGCCGGTCGCGGCACGGTTGGACTACGTCCCGGCGGCCGACAACCCCCGCGCGACGGATTGCCTCGCTGCGAATCCGGGTGCCATCGGCTACGGATACCGGCTGCACGGCGATCGGTTCCGCACGGACGCCCAGGGTCACTTCCGCGTGCTGGGCGTCCCTGGACGGGGCGTGGTGCTGGTCAAGGCCGACGACTTCCGCTATCGGACTCGGATCGGCGCCGAGACGCTCGAACGGCTCGCGGACTCCGATCATCTGGCCACTTACGTCCGCATCCCTCCGGGGTCGTTCCACTCCCTGAAGGGAGTCGACGCCGCCGACGGCCCTTCGGCCTCGGCGGGGGCAATCGCGGTCGTCCGGGGAGCGTCGGTGGCCCTGAAGTTCGTCGACGAGGACGGCTCGCCGGTCCCCGCGCAACAGCTCCAGAACCGTGTCCCGACCGATCTCGGCGGAGGGTTCCTCCCGCCGAGGGCCGAGGCGCGGATTCTGGGGCTCGACCCGGGCGAGACGCGCGTGGTCATCGTCCAGAACTTCGACCGGAATCTCGGCGTGATCGTCACCGTGTCCGGCGACACGCCGCCGGACACGCCGGCGAGGACCGTCCTGCTGGCCCCGATCGTCCCGCTGACGGGCCGGCTGGTCCATGCGGACGGGAAGCCGGCCCGAGGTCAGATTTCCGTCCAGATCGACCCCGGAAATCAGCCGTTCGCACGTCCCATGGATATCACGTGGTCGGAACTGGATTCCCAGGGGCGGTTCAAGTGTTTCACGTATCGGGGGGCCGGATGTCGGCTCTTCGCCATGAACCTCACGCACGAAGACGGCCGGGGCGGCAAGGGCTTCGGCTGGATCAAGGTCCCCGGCGGGTTCCAGGGCTTCGACCTGGTCCGCGACCTGAACGTCGAGGCCGGCGAGCCCGTCGACCTCGGGACGTTCGACGTCGATTCGGGCAAGCGCATCGAGGGAGTCGCCGCGACGGACGTCGGCGCGGCGCGTTGA
- a CDS encoding BlaI/MecI/CopY family transcriptional regulator, with amino-acid sequence MGETQLGRMQFRIMQVLWDRGKASAREITDALNDREPVAHSTVQTLLRQLEAKGAAGHEADGRTFLFFAKLKEDRVKRTAARDLLERVFGGDAGSLVAHLIKNDGLTRKELDELGKLIDETRRDGEGRSK; translated from the coding sequence ATGGGCGAGACGCAACTGGGCCGGATGCAGTTCCGGATCATGCAGGTGCTGTGGGACCGGGGGAAGGCCAGCGCCCGGGAGATCACCGACGCGCTCAACGATCGCGAGCCGGTCGCGCACAGCACGGTGCAGACGCTCCTCCGCCAGCTTGAGGCCAAGGGGGCGGCCGGGCACGAGGCCGACGGCCGGACGTTCCTCTTCTTCGCGAAGCTGAAGGAGGATCGCGTCAAGCGGACGGCCGCTCGCGACCTGTTGGAGCGGGTCTTCGGCGGCGACGCCGGCAGCCTGGTCGCGCACCTCATCAAGAACGACGGGCTGACCCGCAAGGAGCTGGACGAACTCGGGAAGCTGATCGACGAGACCCGCCGGGACGGCGAAGGGAGGTCGAAATGA